Proteins found in one Mucilaginibacter gracilis genomic segment:
- a CDS encoding SusC/RagA family TonB-linked outer membrane protein, which produces MEPQNLNSNWKHFKVFLHFKTLFILLIFMLSADSLFSQTKGIKISGVVTDAQRQPLIGVTVRVKSAQTATSTDANGKYQITVADNSAILAFSYLGFVTQQQAVNGKSIINVALAEESSGLNEVVVIGYGTSKKKDLTGSVAQVNMPDLTKAPVMSIDQALAGRVAGVQVNSSDGQPGSAVNIVIRGANSITQDNSPLYVVDGFPIEGFNLNTFNPQDIESIDVLKDASSTAIYGARGANGIIIITTKKGKAGSPQTTFTTTQSFSKNTKTMKLMDAYEFLKYQIELTPGLGSAAAPTPTYTYLTAPGKTLDDYKDYPATDWQSPFFKTGSLRNYSLAVRGGTKETLYSVSGSVDNLDGTILATSYKRYQGRITLDQNLTNKVKVGVNANYAYLSQAGNSVSASTNSGTTNILYSVWGYNPLSAFSSDQAIDATTATANDYKFNPVLNQENLVRNVKTNSLNVNTYLLYAITPDLTLKVTGVLNNSTVNNENFNNSNTYYGSPLTNAGQTSGVNGSVLTSKTNNWANENTLTYSHIFNKVHNINVVGGFSELGITSSTSGFGANFLPNESLGINGLDEGTINPALTKQTSSLSNGASFLGRINYNYNSKYYLTLSYRADGSSKFSEKNHWSYFPSGALAWRFKQESFLKDAQWLSEGKLRLGYGKTGNNRVSDFPYLSTSGVTPAKSYSFNNTYISSIIPLTIGNPDLKWETTDQYNVGIDAGFLNNRISLTADVYRKTTKNLLLNATLPTSTGYTSAFENVGSVQNQGLELTLNTVNIDSKQFKWTSSINISFNQNKVLALANNQESMTTALAWDNGWSAIPGYIAKVGQPLGLMYGYLADGVYQYSDFNKTSTGTYVLKDNVPTNGNTRTTIQPGDIKYKDINGDGVVNASDYTIIGRSLPIHTGGFNNNFTYKNFDLNIFFQWSYGNNIQDANNILFNAKGGTYLEAFASYADRWSPTNQNSTINRAGGYFGGGYSSNTVQDGSYLRLKTASLGYNIPKKWLKRINVSSLRVYASGQNLLTWTNYTGLDPEVSTYNSVLTGGFDYSAYPRARTIAFGVNLTL; this is translated from the coding sequence ATGGAGCCCCAAAACCTAAACTCTAACTGGAAACATTTTAAGGTGTTTCTGCATTTTAAAACACTCTTTATCTTATTGATATTTATGCTGTCGGCAGATAGCTTATTTAGTCAAACAAAAGGCATTAAAATTAGCGGTGTTGTTACCGATGCGCAAAGGCAGCCATTAATAGGCGTAACCGTAAGGGTAAAGAGCGCCCAAACGGCTACCAGTACCGATGCCAACGGGAAGTATCAAATTACCGTTGCAGATAATTCGGCAATACTGGCATTTAGCTATCTGGGTTTTGTTACACAACAGCAGGCCGTAAATGGCAAAAGCATTATTAATGTTGCCCTTGCCGAAGAATCATCGGGTTTAAACGAAGTTGTTGTAATTGGTTACGGTACATCAAAGAAAAAAGACCTTACCGGTTCGGTTGCCCAGGTTAACATGCCCGACCTTACTAAGGCTCCGGTTATGTCGATAGACCAGGCGCTTGCCGGCCGCGTTGCGGGTGTACAGGTTAACTCTTCGGATGGGCAGCCGGGCTCGGCGGTGAATATTGTTATCCGCGGTGCTAATTCAATTACCCAGGATAACTCGCCTCTATATGTTGTTGATGGTTTCCCGATAGAGGGATTTAACCTTAACACGTTTAACCCCCAGGATATTGAATCGATAGATGTGCTCAAGGATGCATCGTCAACAGCTATTTACGGTGCAAGGGGCGCAAACGGTATAATCATAATAACCACCAAAAAAGGCAAAGCAGGCAGTCCGCAAACTACTTTTACCACCACACAGAGTTTTAGTAAAAACACTAAAACCATGAAACTGATGGATGCCTACGAGTTTTTGAAATACCAGATAGAGCTTACCCCCGGTTTAGGGAGCGCGGCAGCACCAACACCAACCTACACTTACCTAACCGCACCGGGAAAAACGCTCGACGATTATAAGGATTACCCTGCAACAGACTGGCAATCGCCATTTTTTAAAACCGGGAGTCTGCGCAATTACTCGTTGGCGGTTCGTGGCGGTACTAAGGAAACATTGTACTCGGTTTCGGGCTCGGTTGATAACCTGGACGGAACAATATTAGCCACTAGCTATAAGCGCTACCAGGGCCGTATAACCTTGGATCAAAACTTAACCAACAAGGTGAAAGTTGGCGTCAACGCAAACTATGCCTATTTATCGCAAGCCGGTAACTCGGTAAGTGCCTCAACAAACAGCGGCACAACCAATATACTTTATAGTGTATGGGGCTACAACCCGCTATCGGCCTTTAGCAGCGACCAGGCCATTGATGCAACCACCGCTACCGCTAACGATTATAAATTTAACCCGGTATTGAATCAGGAAAATCTGGTTCGTAACGTTAAAACCAACAGTTTAAATGTAAACACTTACTTATTATACGCTATTACACCCGATCTGACCTTAAAGGTTACCGGTGTGTTGAATAACAGTACAGTAAATAACGAAAACTTTAACAACAGCAACACGTACTATGGTAGCCCACTAACCAATGCAGGCCAAACCAGTGGTGTAAATGGTTCGGTATTAACCTCTAAAACCAATAACTGGGCTAACGAAAACACGTTAACCTATTCGCATATCTTCAATAAGGTTCATAATATTAATGTTGTGGGCGGTTTTTCCGAACTGGGTATCACATCCAGCACTTCGGGTTTTGGCGCTAACTTTTTGCCAAACGAATCGTTAGGCATAAACGGCCTTGACGAAGGTACCATAAACCCGGCGTTAACAAAACAAACCAGTTCGTTATCTAACGGAGCTTCCTTTTTAGGTCGTATAAATTATAATTACAACTCTAAATATTACCTCACCTTGTCGTACAGGGCCGATGGCTCATCTAAGTTCAGTGAGAAAAACCATTGGAGTTATTTCCCATCGGGAGCTTTAGCATGGCGCTTTAAGCAGGAAAGCTTTTTAAAGGATGCGCAATGGTTATCTGAAGGCAAATTAAGACTGGGCTATGGCAAAACCGGGAATAACCGGGTAAGCGATTTTCCATACCTGTCAACATCGGGTGTAACGCCGGCAAAAAGCTATTCGTTTAACAATACTTATATATCCAGCATCATACCATTAACCATAGGTAACCCCGATTTAAAATGGGAAACTACCGACCAGTATAATGTTGGTATCGACGCAGGTTTTTTAAATAACCGCATCAGCTTAACCGCCGATGTGTATCGTAAAACAACTAAAAATTTGTTGCTTAACGCAACCTTACCAACATCAACCGGTTATACATCGGCATTTGAGAATGTTGGAAGCGTACAAAACCAGGGGCTGGAGTTAACCCTGAATACGGTTAATATTGACTCGAAACAATTTAAATGGACAAGCAGTATCAACATATCTTTTAACCAAAACAAGGTACTTGCATTGGCCAATAACCAGGAATCGATGACTACGGCTTTGGCATGGGATAATGGCTGGTCGGCCATACCAGGCTATATTGCTAAAGTAGGGCAACCGTTGGGTTTAATGTACGGCTACCTTGCCGATGGCGTTTACCAATACAGCGATTTTAATAAAACATCAACAGGTACCTACGTTTTAAAGGATAATGTGCCTACCAATGGCAATACCCGTACAACCATTCAGCCGGGCGATATTAAATACAAGGATATTAATGGCGACGGCGTGGTTAACGCATCTGACTATACCATTATCGGTCGTTCGTTGCCTATCCACACCGGGGGTTTCAATAATAATTTTACTTATAAAAATTTCGATCTTAATATTTTCTTCCAATGGTCATACGGTAACAATATTCAGGATGCCAATAACATTCTTTTTAATGCCAAAGGTGGTACATACCTGGAGGCCTTTGCAAGTTATGCCGACAGGTGGTCGCCAACAAACCAAAATTCTACCATTAACCGTGCGGGTGGGTATTTTGGAGGAGGATACTCTTCAAATACCGTTCAGGACGGATCGTACCTGCGTTTAAAAACTGCATCGTTGGGTTACAATATTCCCAAAAAATGGTTAAAACGCATTAATGTATCATCGTTAAGGGTATATGCTTCGGGCCAGAATTTATTGACCTGGACAAATTATACAGGCCTTGACCCGGAAGTGAGTACTTATAATTCGGTGTTAACGGGAGGGTTTGATTATAGCGCTTATCCGCGGGCCCGTACCATAGCATTTGGTGTTAACCTTACTTTGTAA
- a CDS encoding alpha-L-fucosidase: MEISKKLFNKTALIFVLSLATVQGAMAQQAKANKEEANRIKMEHDQIGITEDKKSGYTHTTNAGAQWFPQADFGLFIHWSIASIKEVDLSWPMMAGTQIGWTRPMPDSAMVAKFIKDGDYFAGHHCEVDNSCLTPNQYWEQAKDFNPQSYDADKWIKAAKEAGMVYAVLTTRHHDGFAMWPSRYGNFNTKNYMGGRDLVKEFVAACHKYGIKVGLYYSGPDWYFNKDYQSFMYYGVGKNYPNIPELDANLKPRTTTRTAEEKQVHYEAVAAYIKGQVQELLTNYGKVDMIWFDGSPDIPKGNPAWKNCITMEQIHQLQPGIVVSPRFFGYGDYKTFEGDKSVPTTKQDGWAELCMTSANGWGYTKSPLKTTAYMLDKLVNCRALNTNLLLNFGPDKTGVFNSQQYQRFAEIAAWMKVNGEAVRGTAAINAAEYSSVPATAKDKYRYIFLSPNAKGADAKDETITFKTTANPKNVKMLLGDTKLNYKVQNGLISVTVPGKLRSQSVGVVAIEL; this comes from the coding sequence ATGGAAATTTCTAAAAAGCTGTTTAACAAAACTGCGTTAATATTTGTATTGAGTTTGGCAACTGTACAAGGCGCAATGGCGCAACAAGCCAAGGCAAATAAAGAGGAAGCCAACCGCATAAAAATGGAGCATGACCAGATTGGTATAACCGAGGATAAAAAATCGGGGTATACACATACCACTAATGCGGGTGCACAATGGTTTCCGCAGGCAGATTTTGGGTTATTTATACATTGGAGTATAGCTTCTATAAAAGAAGTTGACCTATCATGGCCGATGATGGCCGGTACACAAATAGGCTGGACACGGCCCATGCCCGATTCGGCAATGGTAGCCAAATTTATAAAGGATGGAGATTATTTTGCAGGGCATCACTGCGAAGTAGACAATTCGTGCTTAACACCAAACCAATACTGGGAACAGGCAAAGGATTTTAACCCGCAAAGTTACGATGCTGATAAATGGATAAAGGCCGCAAAGGAAGCCGGAATGGTTTACGCCGTATTAACTACCCGCCACCACGATGGTTTTGCCATGTGGCCGAGCCGTTACGGAAACTTCAACACCAAAAACTACATGGGAGGGCGCGACCTGGTAAAAGAGTTTGTGGCTGCCTGCCATAAATACGGCATAAAGGTGGGCCTATATTACTCGGGACCGGACTGGTATTTTAATAAGGATTATCAAAGCTTTATGTATTATGGCGTAGGTAAAAATTACCCTAACATACCCGAACTGGATGCCAACCTCAAGCCCCGCACTACTACCAGAACCGCAGAAGAAAAACAAGTACATTACGAAGCGGTAGCAGCCTATATAAAGGGCCAGGTGCAAGAGCTACTTACCAACTATGGCAAGGTAGATATGATATGGTTCGACGGTTCGCCGGACATCCCGAAAGGAAACCCGGCCTGGAAAAATTGTATCACAATGGAGCAAATACACCAATTGCAACCCGGCATAGTGGTAAGCCCACGTTTTTTTGGCTATGGCGACTATAAAACATTTGAGGGTGATAAAAGCGTACCCACAACCAAGCAAGACGGCTGGGCCGAACTTTGCATGACGAGTGCAAATGGCTGGGGATATACCAAATCCCCATTAAAAACCACCGCTTACATGTTAGATAAGCTGGTTAACTGCCGCGCGCTGAATACCAATTTGCTGTTAAACTTTGGTCCCGATAAAACCGGGGTGTTTAACAGCCAGCAATACCAACGCTTTGCCGAAATAGCGGCCTGGATGAAAGTGAACGGTGAAGCGGTTAGGGGTACGGCTGCCATAAACGCCGCAGAATATTCGTCGGTGCCGGCAACTGCTAAGGATAAATACCGTTACATTTTCCTATCGCCTAACGCAAAAGGGGCAGATGCTAAGGACGAAACCATAACTTTTAAAACAACGGCTAACCCCAAAAATGTAAAGATGCTTTTGGGCGATACAAAGCTAAATTATAAGGTACAAAACGGATTAATATCAGTGACTGTTCCGGGCAAATTACGCAGTCAATCTGTTGGTGTTGTTGCCATTGAGTTATAG
- a CDS encoding glycoside hydrolase family 3 N-terminal domain-containing protein has translation MMRSTIRFKRATLSMCALLFMLTCMGLKTDPPIYKDGWIDLNKNGKKDIYEDSTQPINARIDDLLKQMTLEEKTCQLATLYGYKRILADSLPTAEWKNEIWKDGIANIDEHLNGFIGWGKTSDSPLVTDIKKHVWAMNQTQRFFIEQTRLGIPADFTNEGIRGVEAYESTAFPTQLNMGMTWDKPLVNEMGKITGSEARALGYTNVYAPILDVARDQRWGRLEEVYGEDPYLVARLGVEMAKGMQQNNQIAATAKHFAVYSANKGAREGLARTDPQVAPREVENILLYPFKKVIQEADLMGVMSSYNDYDGIPISGSEYWLIQRLRVEFGFKGYVVSDSDALEYLYNKHHVASDLKDAVLQAFMAGMNVRTTFRKPDSIIIYARQLVKEGKLPIDTVNSRVRDVLRVKFKLGLFDHPYVKDASASAKFVNSAAHQVVALQASKESIVLLKNKANILPFSKQSIVAVIGPNAVNDDYAHTHYGPLASKSINVLQGIQNKLGANHVMYALGCNLVDKTWPESEIMPQDPDEREQAMIDSAATVASRADVAIVVLGGNTQTAGENKSRTNLDLPGYQLRLVKAIKAKGKPVVVVLIGSQPMTINWIDQNIDGIVYAGYPGTQGGTALADVLFGDYNPGGKLTLTFPKSVGQLPFNFPTKPNSETDEGELAKIKGLLYPFGFGLSYTTFAYSNLKISPAVQDIDHNITVTFNVTNTGKIAGDEVVQLYTRDVLSSVTTYEKNLRGFDRVNLKPGETKQVSFTIVPDDLKLYNRQMQHVVEPGDFKIMVGSSSDDIKLNGKFEMVKSGAVIGSALR, from the coding sequence ATGATGAGATCGACTATCCGCTTTAAACGTGCTACTTTAAGCATGTGTGCTTTGCTTTTTATGCTAACCTGTATGGGTTTAAAGACCGACCCTCCGATATATAAAGACGGGTGGATTGATTTAAATAAAAATGGCAAAAAAGATATATATGAAGATAGCACCCAACCTATTAACGCCCGTATTGATGACCTGTTGAAGCAGATGACACTGGAGGAGAAAACCTGCCAGCTTGCTACCTTATATGGCTATAAAAGGATATTAGCGGATTCGTTGCCGACGGCTGAATGGAAAAATGAGATCTGGAAAGATGGCATTGCCAATATTGACGAGCATTTAAACGGGTTTATTGGCTGGGGCAAAACATCAGATTCGCCATTGGTAACAGATATTAAAAAGCACGTTTGGGCCATGAACCAAACCCAGCGCTTCTTTATTGAGCAAACCAGGCTTGGCATTCCGGCGGATTTTACTAACGAGGGTATACGGGGCGTTGAGGCTTATGAATCAACGGCTTTCCCAACCCAATTAAATATGGGGATGACCTGGGATAAACCCCTGGTTAACGAAATGGGAAAAATAACCGGCTCCGAAGCAAGGGCGCTTGGCTACACCAACGTTTACGCACCCATTTTAGATGTAGCCCGCGACCAGCGTTGGGGAAGGCTTGAAGAAGTTTATGGTGAAGATCCTTATTTGGTGGCCCGCTTAGGTGTTGAGATGGCTAAGGGTATGCAGCAAAATAACCAGATAGCCGCTACCGCCAAACACTTTGCTGTATACAGCGCCAACAAAGGTGCGCGCGAAGGACTTGCCCGTACCGACCCGCAAGTAGCACCGCGCGAAGTGGAAAATATACTATTGTATCCTTTTAAAAAGGTTATACAGGAGGCTGATTTAATGGGGGTTATGAGTTCGTATAATGATTACGACGGTATTCCTATTTCGGGAAGCGAATACTGGCTTATACAACGTTTGCGGGTAGAGTTTGGATTTAAGGGCTATGTAGTGAGCGACAGCGACGCGCTTGAATACCTGTATAACAAGCACCACGTTGCTTCTGATTTAAAAGATGCGGTTTTACAAGCCTTTATGGCTGGCATGAATGTGCGTACCACATTTAGAAAACCCGATAGCATCATCATTTATGCCCGCCAACTGGTTAAAGAAGGCAAATTACCCATTGATACTGTTAACAGCCGGGTACGCGATGTATTGCGCGTTAAATTTAAACTTGGTTTGTTTGACCATCCGTACGTGAAGGATGCCAGCGCAAGCGCTAAGTTTGTTAATTCGGCAGCACATCAGGTTGTAGCGTTGCAGGCTTCAAAAGAAAGCATCGTTCTGTTAAAAAACAAAGCTAATATTTTACCTTTCTCCAAACAGTCAATAGTTGCTGTAATAGGCCCCAATGCAGTTAACGACGATTACGCTCATACGCATTATGGTCCATTGGCTTCAAAAAGTATCAACGTATTGCAGGGCATTCAAAATAAGCTCGGCGCAAACCATGTAATGTATGCGCTTGGCTGTAATTTGGTTGACAAAACCTGGCCCGAAAGCGAAATTATGCCGCAAGACCCGGATGAAAGGGAACAGGCCATGATTGATAGTGCTGCAACCGTGGCTTCACGGGCGGATGTTGCCATTGTTGTGCTCGGCGGCAACACACAAACTGCAGGCGAAAATAAAAGCCGCACCAATCTGGATCTTCCGGGTTACCAATTGCGGTTGGTTAAGGCTATAAAAGCAAAGGGCAAACCCGTTGTTGTTGTTTTAATAGGCTCCCAGCCCATGACCATTAACTGGATTGATCAAAATATTGACGGCATCGTTTACGCAGGCTACCCGGGCACACAGGGCGGAACCGCATTGGCCGATGTGTTGTTTGGTGATTATAATCCGGGTGGTAAGCTTACCTTAACCTTCCCAAAATCGGTTGGGCAGTTACCTTTTAATTTCCCAACCAAACCTAATTCGGAAACTGACGAGGGCGAACTGGCAAAAATAAAGGGTTTGTTATACCCGTTTGGCTTCGGCTTGAGCTATACCACCTTTGCATACAGTAATTTAAAAATAAGCCCTGCCGTACAGGATATCGATCATAATATTACCGTAACTTTTAATGTTACCAATACCGGCAAAATAGCCGGAGATGAAGTAGTTCAATTATATACCCGCGATGTTTTGAGCAGTGTTACAACATACGAGAAAAACCTGCGTGGTTTTGACAGGGTAAACTTAAAGCCCGGCGAAACCAAACAGGTATCGTTCACTATAGTGCCCGATGACCTGAAGCTATATAATAGGCAAATGCAGCATGTTGTTGAACCTGGAGATTTTAAAATAATGGTAGGTTCATCGTCGGACGATATTAAGTTGAACGGCAAATTTGAGATGGTAAAGAGCGGTGCTGTTATAGGGAGTGCATTGAGGTAA